The sequence TCATGATGTCGGGGTATCCCCGGCACCCGGACACCACGATTTCCGTGAACCCGTGTCGATCAGGTCACCCTGACCGCCATGTCCGGTTGGCCAGCTGGGTGCCTTGTCCGGTTTGGCCTGGGGTGTCGGGTGGTCGGGGCCACGCCGGCGGCGGAATCGGCGGCCGGCCGGGGTCGTTATACCTGGCATGCCACCGCGACCATCGGGTCGTGGGGCGCGGCAGCCGCCGGGAACACCTGGCAGGCCGCCCCGGTTACATCCCCCGCACGGCCGAGCACCACAACGGCCAACCCCCTGCGGGAATGACCCGCCACCGCGAACGGTTACACCCTGTCCCGACGCCGACCCCCTCGCGGGTCGCCGGGCAACAAGACTTTCCCCGCACGGCACGCACCCCCCGTTGACTGCCGTGCGGGCTTCCCCCGATGCAGAGGAGCACGCCATCATGCGTACCGATCTGATCCGTAAGACCGCCCTGACCGCCGCCGGCCTCGCGTTCACCGGTGGAGCCATCGCCGGACCGGTGACCGCCGCGTACGCCGCGTCGGATGCCAAGCCGGCCACCCAGACCCAGACCGACCGCAAGCCCGCTGGTGAGCGTCAGCTCGGTGTGCGCTACGAGGCGCAGCCGAACTTCTACTACTGCGGCCCCGCCGCCACGCGTAACGCCCTGAGCGTGCAGGGCAAGGACATCAGCGTGGACGCCATGGCCAAGGAGATGGGCACCACCGAGGCCGGCACCAACTCCATCAACGACATCACCCCCGTGCTGAACAAGGAGACCGGTAAGAACGACGCCTACCACAGCGTGGAGATCTCCAGCCCCGACGCCGACGGTAAGCAGACCGACCGGCTGCGCGCCGACATCGTCAAGACCGTTGACGACGGCCGGGCCGTGGTCGCCAACATCGCCGGCACCAGCGTCGACACCGACGGCGGCGTGCACTCCTTCGAGGGCGGGCACTACATCAGCGTCGTCGGCTACCGCGACGGCGGGAACGTGGTGAAGATCGCCGACTCCGCAGATGCGAACACCGCCTCCTACGAGATCACCGTCGAGCACCTCGCCGACTGGATCGCCACCCGCGGCTACGCCACCAGCTGACCCAGCACCACACCGAAGGGCCGGACCCCACCACGGGGTCCGGCCCTTCGTCGTCTTTCCACCATCTGCGGCACGTATTGACAATTGTCGACTTCAACGTGAGGCTGAGGGGTAGTGAGAGCGCTCTCTCGCACCGGCCCAACCGGCCACCACCAGTCTGGCCAGGACACACTCCGCTGCCTTCGGCGGCGGCGCCGGAGTTGCCCCTGACCCGTCCCCCGACAGGAGTCACGATGGACAGGGCCGCACCCCTCTCCGGCATCCCCCGCCGACTGCGCCTCGCCACGGCGATCGGCGCACTGCTGGTGCTACTCGGCACGTACCTGGTGTCCACCACCAACCGGGCCGACGCCGCCCCCGGCCAAGCCGGCGCCGACTACGGCGTCAACGCCATCCGGGTCGCCGAGTTCCCCGCCGACTGCACCTACAGCCACCGGCTGCCCGACGACCCGATCGTCTTCCCCGGGCTGCCCGGGGCGTCGCACATGCACAGCTTCTTCGGCAGCACGGTGACGAACGCCAGGACCACCCTCCCGGACCTGGTCAACTCGCCAACCACCTGCAACCCGCGGGTGGACGTCTCGTCGTACTGGGTGCCGACCCTGTACCGGGACAACGTCGCGGTGGAGCCGGCGATCGCCACGTTCTACTACCTGGGCGAGGGCGTACGCGCCGACGTCGTCGCGAACACCCAGCCGTTCCCGCTGGGGCTGCGGCTCGTCGCCGGCAACGCGAAGGCCACCGGGCCGAACGACAGCATCGCCCGCTGGTCCTGTCTGCACGCCGGGCACGTGCCGCCGTCGAAGGACTTCGTCAACTGCCCGTCGGGCACCATGCTGGAGTCGTACCTGGACTTCCCGCAGTGCTGGAACGGCCGTGACCTCGACTCGCCGGACCACAAGAGCCACCTGGCGTACCCGGTGAACCAGGCCTGCCCGAGCACCCACCCGGTGCACGTGCCGAAGCTGCGGCAGGTGCTGCGGTACCCGGTCACCGGTGACCCGTCGCGGTTCCGGCTGGCCTCCGGGCCGGGCTACACGATGCACGGCGACTTCTTCAACGCCTGGCCGGTGGCGGAGTTGGCCCGCCGGGTCCAGGACTGCATCCGTCCCGTCATCAAGTGCGGTCACGACGGCCGACCGATCTGAGCCGACAGGCTCACACCACGGCGGCGGGTCCGGTTCCCCCGGGCCCGCCGCCCTGGGCGGAAGGAGGTTGGATGCGCCAGTCGACGGCGTCCACAGTGCTCATCGCCGTGCTGCTCGTCGGCGGCTGCGGCGTCGGGCCACAGGACGCGGCCAGCACCGCCACACCACCCGTGACCGCGCCACCGGCGACGACCGCGCCAACCCCCACGGGTACGGCGTTCAACCCCACCGACATCGCCTGGCTGCAACTGACGGTGGCGATGACCGAACGCCTGCTGCCCGTACTCGATCTGGTGCCGGCGCGGACCACCGACCCAGCCTGGCGGCGGACAGCCGCCCAGGTCGCGACCACCCGGCGCGCCGAACTGGACCGCGCCCGCCGGCTGCTGGCCGACGCCGCCGCCCCGACGACGAACCCGCACGAGGGGCACGACATGCCGGGCATGGTCACCGCGCAGGAGATGACAGCGCTGCGGGCGGCCAGCGGGCAGCCGTTTCACCGCCTGCTCGCCGGGCACCTGCGGGCGCATCTCGCGCAGTCGGTCCGGATCGCCACCTCGGAGCAGCAGAGCGGGATCCAGCCGGCCACCGTCGCGCTGGCTGCGGCTGTGGTCCAGTCCGGCACCGCCGACCTCGCACGACTCGATCACCTGGACCCCGCGTAGCCGCGAGCGGTGACGCTCTCGTCGAGCAGCGCGGCCAGTTCGACCGGACGGGACACCGCCGGCGGGGCTCAGGCGGCGTAGCGGGCGGCGAGGTCGACGAC comes from Micromonospora vinacea and encodes:
- a CDS encoding C39 family peptidase, encoding MRTDLIRKTALTAAGLAFTGGAIAGPVTAAYAASDAKPATQTQTDRKPAGERQLGVRYEAQPNFYYCGPAATRNALSVQGKDISVDAMAKEMGTTEAGTNSINDITPVLNKETGKNDAYHSVEISSPDADGKQTDRLRADIVKTVDDGRAVVANIAGTSVDTDGGVHSFEGGHYISVVGYRDGGNVVKIADSADANTASYEITVEHLADWIATRGYATS
- a CDS encoding DUF305 domain-containing protein, which encodes MRQSTASTVLIAVLLVGGCGVGPQDAASTATPPVTAPPATTAPTPTGTAFNPTDIAWLQLTVAMTERLLPVLDLVPARTTDPAWRRTAAQVATTRRAELDRARRLLADAAAPTTNPHEGHDMPGMVTAQEMTALRAASGQPFHRLLAGHLRAHLAQSVRIATSEQQSGIQPATVALAAAVVQSGTADLARLDHLDPA
- a CDS encoding DUF1996 domain-containing protein — its product is MDRAAPLSGIPRRLRLATAIGALLVLLGTYLVSTTNRADAAPGQAGADYGVNAIRVAEFPADCTYSHRLPDDPIVFPGLPGASHMHSFFGSTVTNARTTLPDLVNSPTTCNPRVDVSSYWVPTLYRDNVAVEPAIATFYYLGEGVRADVVANTQPFPLGLRLVAGNAKATGPNDSIARWSCLHAGHVPPSKDFVNCPSGTMLESYLDFPQCWNGRDLDSPDHKSHLAYPVNQACPSTHPVHVPKLRQVLRYPVTGDPSRFRLASGPGYTMHGDFFNAWPVAELARRVQDCIRPVIKCGHDGRPI